In the Bacillus sp. FJAT-42376 genome, GGGCTCATGATATGTGTGCCATTCCCGTCTTCAAACACAGGGTATTTATTTTCACGTTCTTTATCATGAAGAAGAAGACCTGTATCCATCTTCTCCTTGTTCACAACTTCCATTGCCTTGCCTTGATATAAATAATAGTTTCCGATCAGAGAACGCTTAGACTGGAACATACACGTCATACCATGAACCTGGACTTCGATCTCAACTTCCGCATTTTCTTTCGTTTCAATGATTGAGTCCATGCTTAGCTCTCTAGCCAGAACCGCTCTTTTGGCTCCTTTTCTGCCCCAGTAATTACATGTATAGTAATTCGTTGCCGTTGTTTCTGTATTCCAGTGCAGCTTCATTTCTGGAACGGTTTCCCGTGCTGTCATTAGTACAGCAGGATCTCCAAAAACAATTGCATCTGCTTTTACTTCTTTAAGAAACAGCATATAGTCAGCAAGGTCATCGATTTTATCATTATGAAAAATAGCGTTCATAGCCGCATACACCTTAACATTTTTTTCATGCGCTATTTCAACCGCTTTTCTAAAATCATCTCGGTTAAATTCTCCGGCAAGCCGAAGTCCGAATTTCTGTTCGCCAATGATAAATGCAGTGGCTCCAGCATCTGCGAGCGGCACAAGGTCCTCAAGCTTTGAAGGAGTAACTAGCAATTCTGGTTTTTTCATTTTTGCTCACCTCTTTTAATGCTTACGGCAATGCCGTCGCCGACCGGAATGATGCATGTATCATAATCTGGATGAGACATGAGCCAGCCGTTATAGCCTGCTATTTTTTTTACGAGACTGCGTTTTCGCTTATTTTCTATTTGATCCTGTTCTTCTGCAACAAGACCTTTGAATAAAATGTTATCGGTAATGATGATCCCTTTATGAGAGAGCATGGGCGCATATAGTTCAAAAAAGCGCTGATATTGACCCTTCGCTGCATCAATAAATAAGGCATCAAACGGGCCTTCACTTTGAATGGGATCCGAAAGGTCGAGTGCATCGCCATAGTGAACATGAATTCTGCTGCTCAGCCCCATCTGTTCAATGCGCACAAGTGCCTGATTGTATCTCTCTTGGTCTCTTTCTATACTGATGATAGAGGCTTTCGGAACAGCAGTTGCCATGCGGATGGCAGAGTAGCCAATGGCAGTTCCAATTTCAAGTATACGATGGGGAGAATGAATCCGGAGAAATTGAAGCAATACTTCCATTCCAGCCGCTTCCATAATAGGAACTCCATGTTCGCGGGCATAGCTCTCCATTTCCTGAATTGGAAGGGGTCGAGCGGGTATCAAGCTTTCCATGTAAGTATGGAGCTTTTGGTCAAGCACGAATATAGCCTCCTTGCGCAAAAAGAAGAGTTCCGCTTAAGAACTCTTGCCTTTAGTGAACACATTAGTCTTTTCACAACTTGATATATTTTAGCATAAAAAAACAGGGAATGAAAATAAAATTCATTCCCTGGTTGTTCTATGATTTTTCTCTCGGTCCGGTTATATGTTTTTCTTTCAGCTGATTATGCTCTTTGAGCGTCCGGGAATAATAAACCGTTCCATCCGGGGCAGCCAGGAAGTACAAGTAATCTGTGTTATCCGGCTGCAGGGCGGCTTCCATTGAAACGGTTCCGCTGTTTGCGATCGGTCCCGGAGGAAGACCCTTATTTTTGTAGGTATTATACGGAGACGATACTTTTAAGTCTTTATACGTGACACGGTCTTTATGGCCGCCAAGCGCATATAAAACGGTTGGATCGGTCTGAAGCGGCATGCCTGCTTTTAATCTGTTGAAAAAGACACTGGCTATTTTCTGCCGGTCCACCTGTCCGGTGGCTTCCTCTTCAATGATAGACGACATGGTCAGGAAATAATGTACGCTCCACTTTTTCTCTTTCATTTGAGGCAGGTAAGGCTTAATTCTTGCGTCTGTCTCACTGATCATCTTTTCAAGGATGGTATCCAGAGATGTTTTAGGATCCTCGAACGGATAAGTAGCCGGGTATAGATATCCTTCGAGCTTATATTTTACTGTCTTTTTATCAATTTCATCCGTGATCGTATCCGGATATTTCTTTTTCATCAATTCAATAAATTTCGGATCCTGCAGCCGTTTTAAAACATCTTCCTTTGTATATTCCGTGTTGTTTTCGATGACCGCTGCAATTTGGGCCATTTGATGGCCCTCCGGCACAGTAAACTGAATGGCAACATCCTCAGAGAGCTTTCCTGTTTTCAGAAGTTCAATCATGTCATCCATCGTCATGGATTTACTCAATAAATAGTCTCCGGCTTGAAAATTTGTTTCGTTTTTAAATTTTACATAATATTTGAACACCCTGGCATCTTTAATAATTCCTGCGTCCTTCAATTCCGCTGCGATTCCTGATACAGATGACCCTAAAGGAATCGAAATTTTAATTTGCTTTTGATCAGAGGAATCTACAGGACTCAATGCATTTTGAATATATATAACACCTGCTATTGCGGCTGCTGCCAGAACAATGGCCGCTGCAAGGACAATTCGCAATACTATTTTCCGAATCGATTTTGCTTCTTCCTGCCGTTCAAGCAATGTTTTATGTATGGATTGATGATCTTTTTGTTTCATTCTCTTCCCCCTTTCGCTTCCGTATATTATACTACAAAATTTGAGTCCATTCGTC is a window encoding:
- a CDS encoding peptidase U32 family protein; this translates as MKKPELLVTPSKLEDLVPLADAGATAFIIGEQKFGLRLAGEFNRDDFRKAVEIAHEKNVKVYAAMNAIFHNDKIDDLADYMLFLKEVKADAIVFGDPAVLMTARETVPEMKLHWNTETTATNYYTCNYWGRKGAKRAVLARELSMDSIIETKENAEVEIEVQVHGMTCMFQSKRSLIGNYYLYQGKAMEVVNKEKMDTGLLLHDKERENKYPVFEDGNGTHIMSPNDMCIIDELQELMDAGVDSFKIDGILQKTEYLIEVTKKYRKAIDLCADARDEYEEAKDSLLEEIKQIQPAHRPLDTGFFFKETVY
- a CDS encoding O-methyltransferase; protein product: MFVLDQKLHTYMESLIPARPLPIQEMESYAREHGVPIMEAAGMEVLLQFLRIHSPHRILEIGTAIGYSAIRMATAVPKASIISIERDQERYNQALVRIEQMGLSSRIHVHYGDALDLSDPIQSEGPFDALFIDAAKGQYQRFFELYAPMLSHKGIIITDNILFKGLVAEEQDQIENKRKRSLVKKIAGYNGWLMSHPDYDTCIIPVGDGIAVSIKRGEQK
- the mltG gene encoding endolytic transglycosylase MltG produces the protein MKQKDHQSIHKTLLERQEEAKSIRKIVLRIVLAAAIVLAAAAIAGVIYIQNALSPVDSSDQKQIKISIPLGSSVSGIAAELKDAGIIKDARVFKYYVKFKNETNFQAGDYLLSKSMTMDDMIELLKTGKLSEDVAIQFTVPEGHQMAQIAAVIENNTEYTKEDVLKRLQDPKFIELMKKKYPDTITDEIDKKTVKYKLEGYLYPATYPFEDPKTSLDTILEKMISETDARIKPYLPQMKEKKWSVHYFLTMSSIIEEEATGQVDRQKIASVFFNRLKAGMPLQTDPTVLYALGGHKDRVTYKDLKVSSPYNTYKNKGLPPGPIANSGTVSMEAALQPDNTDYLYFLAAPDGTVYYSRTLKEHNQLKEKHITGPREKS